A stretch of DNA from Salvelinus fontinalis isolate EN_2023a chromosome 17, ASM2944872v1, whole genome shotgun sequence:
CAAATTCCAACTTCAGAGGGTGACTGAATTATCTATTTTTAGTACAGTATCTGCAAAGACTAGTCTATACTCATTCTAATCATTTGATCTTAGTCAGTGGTTTCTATAGACAGGAAAACTacgcacagtgcattcggaaagtattcagacctcttgacttttcccacagtAACGTAAAAAAAgaatgtggaaaagggaaggggtctgaatcctttccaAATACACTGTATAGAAACAAGGAAGGAAGAATGGACAAGATGGATAGGACATAACACTGTTAAAAATGGAATGGTAATTTTGTTCGCCAAAACCTACCTTCCACATGCTACAGATCAGAGTGAAGAGTGAAGACATTGCTTTGTTCTGAAGGTCATCGGAGTGCTCCTGAAAGAAGATTCCGGATATAACAAATTGAGGCAATAAACTTTGTCGAATGTGACAGACTTTACTAGAAGCCGTTAGCAATACAGTAAACTTGCTGACACATACAACTAAAATATTTTGCCTCAGTGAACTAACCCCATTTATGACAATCCAAGGCACATATTCGTGGGCTGGCTTCAAGGCACCAGTCTTCACTGCGTTCTGATGCATCAGCTGATTCCCCTGGTCTCCCTTCACACAGGTCATGATGCTGTCCCACTTGGTGTTCGGGTCATAGAGCGCCACACACTGTCAAGGGGACAGGTGGTTGGAACATTATTATTGTCAATATTTCCAAGTATCCTCATATTTACAATGCCATCCGGTCATATCTTATCTTGCCCTCCAGCCATACCCTTAGACTACCACATGTGAGCAGAACACATCATTAATCACCAACCACAAAAAGTGATTCGGTATTATACATTTGTGGATTTAATTTCAGCCTCTTGTTTCGTATTTCTCAGGAGCATTTGAATACAAATAGGGGGTTGCTGTATATTGTTTGAGGCGTGGTCTTTTCATGGTCTTGTGTTGAGAGAAAGAAGGTAAGAGGTAACATGTCACTCACCTTCTCTCCCGCTTTAACTACATCAGTGGAGGCCTCCATGCAGTAGGTGATCTGGAATGCTTTGCTTCCTGTAGCATTCAATATGCAGGtctggagagagaagggaagatacatttttttttttaaaggtgtaAAACAATGtcacttttttttcttctggaaaGCTTCATGTTACAGCCCGTTTTAAGCTGCTACTTACTTACCTGCTATTCAACTAGGAAGCTATGTGGTGACAATGGACACTTTCTGGTACTTACATCAAATAATTCAGCTTACAAAGTGAAGCGTGTGCCAATGAATCGCAGAGAAACCAAAGTGTTATTACTATGCAATTATTAGACAAGTACAGTTTTAATAAGTCACTTACAAGTAACTCCCTGGTCAACAGTGGGCTGTAAAATAAAGCGTTACCAAAATCTCACCTCAATCATGTTGCCGAGACACTCCTCCTCACCATGCTGGCAGGTGAACTGATACTGCTTCCCATCAAAAGATTCCTGTAGTGAGACCAACAAAAATGATTTCAAACTAAAACACAGAATTCCTCAACTCCAATCACTGCTAACTACGTTGTCTAAGCAATATCCAATATCCAATATAGTGTCATAATACATGAGACAAGCGTCATCATTTCTAGCCTACTGTATAAGACCTACGTGTGCATTTCCGTAGGGCACCAGTGTGACACTCATGATGTCCTGCAACATGGTCCATGTGGGAAAGAGCTGTGAGGTAAGGAATAACCGGCATCCTGGGCACAGACTTTCAAAATACAGCTCCACCTGCACGGGCTGCACCTGTGTGTTGGGCTTGGTGGAATTGGCTTCCAGGCACTGCTTCAGAACCTGCCACAAAAAAAGTAAAACGACTTTACAGTAAAGCAATACACACACAGAATGAGTTTGGTTGAATGTTTAGTAGGTCTAAATTGGTTCTAGATATGATATGTCAATCAGGACATATGGAAGAGAAAAAGTTGATGGGTGTTGATGTTATAATTTAATATTATTTTTAATGTACAAAAAGATTCACCACACGTTTCTCATTCTCTCAGTCCATTCTCTAATAAAGCACAAATCAGGAGTTGAAACGCACCCGTTTCGggaaaaagctgagggatgtggCTGGAGAAATTAAAccacactcaaattcatagacatggttattggatgcaaggactgacgaTCCATGTAATCAAAATGAAAGTTTTCATGCAGTGTTACCAAAACATTCTGTCCATTTAATCCCGAGAAGAAACTCGTGAATGTATCTTACCCCACATTCGATGGCTGAGTCCACGGAGGTACACCACTGTGATGGAGAATATGAGCACGGCGTACAATCTACATTTGACCAGATGGTCAAAAGTGTGAACAGAATAATACCCTTCATCTTTCCTTCAGCACAAGATGACAGACTCTGCCGTCACCCACCTAAACTAGGAAATATCTCAAGTGATTCAAATTGCGTCGCTTGCCCTCTTCCTTGTTAAAGAGATTTTCGATTATGTGATTGGTTCTAAGTCATGTGACCACTAACAACGTCACTAAGCACCGGCAAAGTAGTGCTATAAAAAACAACGGTGAAGTAACATTGTAGGCCGGAAAAACAGACCCTATCGGGACCATTTGAAAAAGCTAGACAACACAGATATCTAGAGAGACTAGTAACATTGTACCACATCACGAGTTGGAATTGTCTTGAAAACGCTTACGTTGTCACGAGTTGTTATTCACCTGGAGATATGTTTGGAGCTTTGTTTCATCCGACTCTTATTACTGTTTATAGAGATTCATTACTGTATTGTAAAACGAGCATAACTTAATAACTGTttataatgtattataataatatcaTATCATGACTAAATATTTATACCATACTTTTTATAGCCTACTTCTTATACCTAACATTCTGAGCCAGTTGAAAAGCTGATACATAGACAAAACATTTTATAAACCTTATAATACATTAAAGGCTCTTACATGTACATTATTATTACAAGTTAAGCATTATACCTGCAAGCTTTACCCagatacatatacagttgaaagtttacatacaccttagccaaatacatttaaactcagtttttcacaattcctgacatttaatcctagaaaaattccctgttttaggatcaccactttaagaatgtgaaatgtcagaataatagtagagaatcatttatttcagtttgaatttctttcatcacattcccagtgggtcagaagtttacatacactcaattagtatttggtcgcattgcctttaaattgtttaacttcggtcaaacgtttcgggtagccttccacaagcttctcacaataagttgggtgaattttggcccattcctcctgacagagctggtgtaactgagtcaggtttgtaggcctccttgctcgcacacactttttcagttatgcccacaaatgttctataggattgaggtcagggctttgtgatggccactccaatagtttgactttgttgtcctttagctattttgccacaactttggaagtatgtttggggtcattgtccatttggaagactgaTTTGTGACCAAacgttaacttcctgactgatgtcttgagatgcaagctattcaaccgatcactgcccgcacctgttcgcccgtccagcatcactactctggacggctctgacttagaatacgtggacaactacaaatacctaggtgtctggttagactgtaaactctccttccagactcacattaagaatctccaatccaaaattaaatctagaatcggcttcctatatcgcaacaaagcatccttcactcatgctgccaaacataccctcgtaaaactgaccatcctaccgatcctcgacttcggtgatgtcatctataaaatagcctccaacactctactcaacaaactggatgcagtctatcacagtgccatccattttgtcaccaaagccccatacactacccaccattgcgacctgtacgctctcgttggttggccctcgcttcatactcgtcgccaaacccactggctacaggttatctacaagtctctgctcggtaaagccccgccttatctcagctcactggtcaccatagcagcacccactcgtagcacgcactcc
This window harbors:
- the LOC129814315 gene encoding gamma-interferon-inducible lysosomal thiol reductase-like — its product is MKGIILFTLLTIWSNVDCTPCSYSPSQWCTSVDSAIECGVLKQCLEANSTKPNTQVQPVQVELYFESLCPGCRLFLTSQLFPTWTMLQDIMSVTLVPYGNAHESFDGKQYQFTCQHGEEECLGNMIETCILNATGSKAFQITYCMEASTDVVKAGEKCVALYDPNTKWDSIMTCVKGDQGNQLMHQNAVKTGALKPAHEYVPWIVINGEHSDDLQNKAMSSLFTLICSMWKGPKPEACGAAPMKRHRSYCHDE